From the Colletotrichum lupini chromosome 10, complete sequence genome, one window contains:
- a CDS encoding endoplasmic reticulum protein yields the protein MAPPPPANVPLTQRLLLLAQTLQFAWFAGHLSLIFAVIRYGFSYISFNYYSRIARFSYRLTFLSAALTYGIVVYKTLRARSKAGAKAPQSPLALIADENVQYLVMSLVWLLSPQYPLAMLPYAIYSIFHVATYTRANVIPTITPPKPITPAAGASPSGKAQYANNPIADKIGAFVKEYYDASMSVVSSLEILLWVRLLLSAITFQRRSWILIAIYTAFLRARFTQSTHVQNSLALLESRVDSAVGNQGTPPAARQAWETVKGGARQFYAYTDPNRYLSGTAVPKKTS from the exons TCGCTTGGTTCGCCGG ACACTTGTCCCTTATTTTTGCCGTTATCCGTTATGGCTTCTCCTACATCTCCTTCAACTACTACAGCCGGATCGCCCGCTTCAGCTACAGACTCACATTCCTGTCTGCTGCCCTGACCTACGGTATCGTCGTCTACAAGACTCTCCGCGCACGCAGTAAGGCTGGAGCCAAGGCTCCCCAGAGCCCTTTGGCCCTGATTGCCGACGAGAATGTTCAGTATCTTG TCATGTCCCTGGTGTGGCTTCTGTCCCCCCAGTACCCCCTGGCCATGCTCCCTTACGCCATCTACTCGATCTTCCACGTCGCAACGTACACCCGCGCCAACGTGATCCCCACCATCACTCCTCCCAAGCCCATCACGCCTGCTGCTGGTGCTTCCCCCAGCGGCAAGGCCCAGTACGCGAACAACCCGATCGCCGACAAGATTGGCGCTTTCGTCAAGGAGTACTACGATGCCTCCATGTCTGTCGTGTCCTCGCTCGAGATTCTTCTCTGGGTTCGCCTCCTCCTCTCTGCCATCACCTTCCAGCGCCGCTCCTGGATCTTGATTGCCATTTACACCGCTTTCCTCCGTGCTCGCTTCACCCAGAGCACCCACGTCCAAAACTCGCTCGCCCTTCTCGAGTCCCGTGTTGACTCCGCTGTCGGCAACCAGGGCACCCCCCCGGCCGCCCGCCAGGCTTGGGAGACCGTCAAGGGAGGCGCTCGCCAGTTCTACGCCTACACTGACCCCAACCGCTACCTCAGCGGCACCGCTGTCCCCAAGAAGACTTCCTAA
- a CDS encoding dual specificity phosphatase, which produces MASLLRQIVAGPRARHAESDLDLCYVTNNIIATSGPSGTYPQRAYRNPLDRLVTFLDSKHKDQWAIWEFRAEGTGYPDEEVYGRVRHYPWPDHHPPPFRLIPMIMASMRNWLQGGDLEPGNVAVSASDKAAEGNDKRVVVVHCKAGKGRSGTVSCSYLISECGWKPEEALTRFTERRMRPKFGAGISIPSQLRTITYVDRWTRGGKKYVDRAIEIMEIHVWGLRSGVKFDVEGFAEEGKKIKVFHTFKKSERIVVQGDTPSGGGVGSMVSDLASVSVKPTEKAPAAAPLSEPTNTNNAKKSSSDKDASGPQKDDTTPTRSESKKLRNAATTSLIRTPEPSAAQKRSDTDAPLAEQSHAKAQAKSNGGEDGEPGGMAVILKPTEPIHIPNSDVNISVERRNRTSSSMGLTMVTAVAHVWFNVFFEGNGPEQDGKADASGVFEISWDAMDGIKGSSRKGSRAFDKIAVVWRVADSQRAEDGGDEVIAPTAGEIINEPSSGSPVPQMQAADWKGHNKEDPVAEKHLGLRDESPESADVSRASSVKDDAGVLSGGKDGNDTDSMEGVKTSGPFGEEQLDAEDVDVKKVEREVGEGSLNKQADPGPELLDSPDTASGTTAIGSTEVKK; this is translated from the exons ATGGCCTCTTTACTTCGACAGATCGTTGCGGGACCTCGAGCACGGCACGCCGAGTCGGACTTGGATCTTTGCTATGTTACCAACAACATCATTGCAAC GTCTGGTCCTTCAGGCACATATCCCCAAAGAGCTTACCGAAACCCGCTCGATCGGCTCGTTACCTTTCTCGACTCGAAGCACAAAGACCAATGGGCGATATGGGAGTTCCGCGCAGAGGGAACGGGGTACCCTGACGAGGAGGTCTACGGCCGAGTACGACATTACCCGTGGCCTGATCACCACCCGCCCCCATTCCGTCTGATTCCTATGATCATGGCCAGCATGCGAAATTGGCTTCAGGGAGGCGATCTCGAGCCGGGGAATGTTGCCGTCAGCGCTTCTGACAAGGCTGCGGAAGGAAATGACAAGAGGGTCGTCGTCGTTCACTGCAAGGCTGGCAAGGGCAGGAGTGGAACAGTATCCTGCAGCTACCTTATCTCCGAGTGCGGCTGGAAGCCCGAAGAAGCTCTCACGAGGTTTACGGAGAGGAGAATGCGGCCCAAGTTTGGAGCGGGCATCTCGATTCCCAGCCAGCTGCGAACGATTACATACGTCGACAGGTGGACTCGAGGTGGGAAGAAGTACGTTGACCGGGCTATTGAGATTATGGAGATCCATGTCTGGGGTCTGCGAAGTGGCGTCAAGTTTGACGTTGAAGGATTCGCCGAGGAGGGAAAGAAGATCAAGGTCTTTCACACATTCAAGAAGAGCGAGAGGATCGTCGTTCAGGGCGATACACCAAGCGGGGGCGGAGTCGGCTCTATGGTATCCGATCTCGCCAGCGTCAGCGTCAAACCTACGGAGAAGGCGCCTGCCGCGGCGCCTTTGTCGGAACCTACCAACACCAACAATGCAAAGAAGAGCAGCTCAGACAAGGATGCTTCGGGGCCTCAGAAGGATGATACTACCCCTACCCGAAGCGAGTCAAAGAAGTTGCGCAATGCGGCGACGACATCCTTGATTCGTACACCCGAGCCGAGCGCGGCTCAGAAGAGAAGCGACACTGATGCTCCGTTGGCGGAGCAGTCACACGCCAAAGCCCAAGCGAAGTCAAATGGTGGCGAAGATGGCGAGCCCGGCGGTATGGCCGTTATTCTCAAGCCAACAGAGCCCATCCACATCCCCAACAGCGACGTCAACATCTCAGTAGAGCGCCGTAACCGTACCTCGTCTTCCATGGGCCTCACGATGGTCACTGCTGTTGCCCATGTCTGGTTCAACGTCTTCTTCGAGGGCAACGGCCCCGAGCAAGATGGCAAAGCTGACGCCAGCGGCGTCTTTGAGATTAGCTGGGATGCTATGGACGGCATCAAGGGGTCTAGTCGCAAAGGTTCCCGCGCCTTTGACAAGATCGCCGTTGTCTGGCGTGTGGCAGACTCGCAGCGGGCCGAAGACGGCGGCGACGAGGTGATTGCACCGACGGCCGGCGAGATCATCAACGAGCCATCGTCTGGGTCGCCCGTTCCGCAGATGCAGGCTGCTGATTGGAAGGGTCACAACAAAGAGGACCCCGTCGCGGAGAAGCACCTCGGACTGAGGGATGAGAGCCCCGAGAGCGCGGACGTGAGCCGCGCGAGCAGCGTCAAAGACGATGCGGGCGTGTTGAGCGGCGGCAAGGATGGTAATGATACAGACTCAATGGAGGGCGTCAAGACGAGCGGGCCGTTTGGGGAGGAGCAGCTCGATGCTGAAGATGTCGATGTGAAGAAGGTGGAGAGGGAGGTTGGGGAGGGGAGTCTGAATAAGCAAGCAGATCCTGGGCCCGAGTTGCTTGATTCTCCTGACACCGCGAGCGGGACGACGGCGATTGGGAGCACCGAGGTGAAGAAGTGA
- a CDS encoding transmembrane alpha-helix domain-containing protein — protein sequence MSQASLDSNTWYLLSDARVTNVTGPIMGCLQQTSEGLRTYSCDDKETMAWQFQPANSTKGRYLIRSNATGVRLQLSACWDPAETANGHTAVCMRRTTSEDSQMWDILDWGDGTFDLFNAANGSSYIVDRHAGSGVFMSDQIAGSTGSNSVDVPGQRWIIRGDRAVNDPAYSTVFSEEPSSKFTTASLPNTERGSSRGLSSEIIAGITVGMALGVICLIAMMLFLSRRRKLNHGARLSGNHQQKFIFSYYDKRRPAIESGVHQATNVQEMSSSVQVA from the exons ATGTCTCAAGCAAGTCTAGACTCGAATACCTGGTACCTCCTCTCAGACGCTAGAGTTACCAACGTCACAGGTCCTATTATGGGATGCTTGCAACAGACCTCCGAAGGCCTACGAACTTACTCATGCGACGATAAAGAGACTATGGCATGGCAATTCCAACCGGCAAACTCCACCAAAGGCCGATATCTCATTCGATCAAACGCAACCGGTGTGAGACTCCAACTATCAGCCTGCTGGGACCCGGCAGAAACGGCGAATGGACACACGGCAGTCTGCATGAGGAGAACGACCTCAGAAGACTCACAGATGTGGGATATACTCGACTGGGGCGATGGCACTTTTGACCTCTTCAACGCTGCGAATGGCTCCAGCTACATTGTTGACCGCCATGCGGGCAGCGGCGTGTTCATGTCGGACCAGATTGCGGGATCAACCGGTAGCAACTCGGTTGATGTCCCTGGACAGCGCTGGATTATTCGAGGTGATCGAGCGGTGAATGATCCCGCATATTCGACAGTGTTCAGC GAAGAGCCCAGTTCCAAATTTACCACAGCATCTCTTCCTAACACAGAGAGGGGATCATCCAGAGGCTTATCTTCGGAGATCATCGCTGGGATCACAGTTGGTATGGCTTTGGGAGTCATCTGCCTTATCGCTATGATGCTTTTCTTATCACGTCGACGGAAACTGAATCATGGTGCCAGGCTTTCTGGCAATCATCAGCAGAAGTTCATATTCAGTTATTATGATAAGAGAAGGCCTGCTATTGAGAGTGGTGTTCATCAGGCGACAAATGTACAGGAGATGAGTAGCAGTGTCCAGGTGGCTTGA